Proteins encoded in a region of the Anopheles ziemanni chromosome 2, idAnoZiCoDA_A2_x.2, whole genome shotgun sequence genome:
- the LOC131282475 gene encoding uncharacterized protein LOC131282475 produces the protein MSCKQLAYLSAFTVLLMLLLNVSSTTAASSASEATHEENEAKSYFGYQPPQPKDSYKKLVEDVNEFVSLYSGEWTRLWEKIDALHKKLYYRKDKDYGGGGYDYNKLQRMEQLLSDQKATIDALRSQRLQVPTA, from the coding sequence ATGTCCTGCAAACAGCTTGCCTACCTGTCAGCCTTCAcggtgttgttgatgctgctcCTGAACGTATCCAGTACCACAGCCGCCTCCAGCGCGTCCGAAGCAACGCACGAGGAAAACGAGGCCAAATCGTACTTCGGTTATCAGCCGCCGCAGCCGAAAGACTCCTACAAAAAGCTAGTGGAGGACGTGAATGAGTTCGTGTCGCTGTACTCGGGCGAATGGACGCGGCTTTGGGAGAAAATCGACGCTCTACACAAGAAGCTGTACTACCGGAAGGACAAGGACTATGGTGGCGGTGGCTACGATTACAACAAGTTGCAGAGGATGGAGCAGCTGCTAAGTGACCAGAAGGCCACGATCGATGCGCTGCGCAGCCAACGGTTACAAGTGCCAACGGCTTAA
- the LOC131294373 gene encoding uncharacterized protein LOC131294373 codes for MGHLSTAVVALLGAFAACQAAPTAILQPAQYYLIQQQPSTLKIQPQLIQPIQQLKLEPKQYLYYYPSLPLAATTTTTTQYTEGKPIRLVSLKQDEGNWWSSVFGFFQPPTTQMPAEEAEPTEAPPPAEGSKAGLPEKKLMFIAPEPAKAGETPASTTAAQQLPQRYYILSGTPQFYGNFDALQNPLSPIFSLQPLQAIHARANSDIQAEDELQPKFQAQIVSSLAPIAPVPAAVPAQLKNDLLESHQDKEQTIDRAWARSLDDEEQQQQPEKQPVVMVMLEEEPVVVQGRSKSVDDEETPESQPAVVRAVAALDEEEPAKGKEGGAVQRSVNDPAIAAAKPSGIALAGRGGVAASAPTGTAVVGKNGLALASPSATSVAGNFFEDEDEEKKKL; via the coding sequence ATGGGTCACCTGAGTACTGCAGTGGTTGCCCTTTTGGGTGCGTTCGCCGCCTGCCAGGCCGCCCCGACGGCCATCCTGCAGCCGGCCCAGTACTATCTGATCCAGCAACAGCCGTCGACGCTCAAGATCCAGCCGCAGCTAATCCAACCGATTCAGCAGCTGAAGCTGGAACCGAAGCAGTACCTGTACTACTATCCATCGCTGCCGCtggccgccaccaccaccacgaccacGCAGTACACCGAGGGTAAACCGATTCGGCTGGTCAGTCTGAAGCAGGACGAAGGTAACTGGTGGTCGTCGGTGTTCGGCTTCTTCCAGCCTCCGACGACGCAGATGCCGGCCGAGGAAGCGGAACCTACGGAGGCTCCCCCTCCGGCCGAGGGCAGCAAGGCGGGTCTGCCCGAGAAGAAGCTGATGTTTATTGCGCCCGAGCCGGCCAAGGCGGGTGAAACGCCGGCCTCAACCACCGCCGCCCAGCAGCTACCTCAGCGCTACTACATCCTCAGCGGCACGCCCCAGTTCTATGGCAACTTCGACGCCCTGCAGAACCCTCTGAGTCCGATCTTCAGCCTGCAGCCGCTGCAGGCCATCCACGCCCGGGCCAACTCGGACATCCAGGCCGAGGACGAGCTGCAGCCCAAGTTCCAGGCGCAGATCGTGTCGTCGCTTGCCCCGATCGCCCCCGTGCCGGCCGCCGTCCCCGCGCAGCTTAAGAACGATCTGCTCGAGTCGCACCAGGACAAGGAGCAGACGATAGACCGTGCCTGGGCCCGGTCGCTGGACGATgaagagcagcagcagcagcccgaGAAGCAGCCGGTCGTGATGGTGATGCTCGAGGAGGAGCCGGTGGTCGTGCAGGGTCGCTCGAAGTCGGTCGACGACGAGGAAACCCCGGAGAGCCAGCCGGCCGTGGTGCGCGCCGTCGCCGCCCTGGACGAGGAGGAACCGGCCAAGGGCAAGGAGGGAGGAGCGGTGCAGCGCAGCGTGAACGATCCGGCCATCGCCGCCGCCAAGCCTTCCGGTATTGCGCTGGCCGGACGCGGTGGAGTCGCCGCCTCGGCACCCACCGGCACGGCCGTCGTCGGTAAGAATGGTCTAGCTCTGGCTTCACCGTCGGCCACTTCCGTTGCAGGTAACTTCTtcgaggacgaggacgaggagaagaagaagctgtAG
- the LOC131294374 gene encoding protein suex-1-like yields MKTYLLAFTLVALAMLTAGPVSAEREVDVQLVGGYGAAHGGGYGGGDDDGRPDSGYGGGSDGGYDGGYGGGSDGGYGGGGYDGGYGGYGGGHGHRKWGDVEMFLKMRDLLIEAATNAVGFSQLSALNGFNGDLIDLPLSVPNTLSLFVRDLDKVPPYYKYDYLHKKPARSVDIMDEAHDMK; encoded by the coding sequence ATGAAGACGTATCTACTAGCCTTTACCCTGGTGGCGCTAGCCATGCTAACTGCTGGACCGGTGTCGGCCGAACGCGAAGTGGACGTGCAGCTAGTCGGTGGCTACGGAGCGGCCCACGGCGGTGGTTACGGTGGTGGCGACGATGATGGCCGCCCTGACAGTGGTTACGGTGGAGGTTCTGATGGTGGCTACGATGGCGGCTACGGCGGAGGTTCTGATGGTGGCTACGGCGGCGGTGGCTACGATGGCGGCTACGGCGGCTACGGTGGTGGCCACGGACACCGCAAATGGGGCGACGTGGAGATGTTTCTCAAGATGCGCGATCTGCTGATCGAGGCGGCCACCAACGCTGTTGGCTTCAGCCAACTGAGCGCACTGAACGGGTTCAACGGTGATTTGATCGATCTCCCCTTGAGTGTCCCCAACACGCTGAGTTTGTTCGTGCGAGACCTTGATAAGGTCCCACCGTACTACAAGTACGACTATTTGCATAAGAAACCGGCCCGAAGTGTAGACATAATGGATGAGGCGCATGATATGAAATAA
- the LOC131281358 gene encoding uncharacterized protein LOC131281358, whose product MNSLAVLCTVVLFAFLKAGTCLDPAAGKLIPLDTLDVLQEDSNFDPLAPVPSQHSEMFEIAKRIAQKKDTLEGREGYEGGHYGFRNNMDRFEYFTKQFMELTIDVSYSAVYLLQNYTRFVQNANNKYMIVFE is encoded by the coding sequence ATGAATTCCCTTGCAGTCTTGTGCACGGTGGTTCTGTTCGCCTTTCTAAAAGCCGGTACCTGCCTCGATCCGGCCGCTGGAAAGCTGATACCGCTGGACACCCTGGATGTCCTGCAGGAGGACAGTAACTTTGACCCGCTAGCTCCCGTCCCGTCGCAGCACTCGGAGATGTTCGAAATCGCCAAGCGGATCGCTCAGAAGAAGGATACTCTCGAAGGCCGGGAAGGGTACGAAGGGGGTCACTATGGATTCCGGAACAACATGGATCGATTCGAGTACTTCACCAAGCAGTTCATGGAGCTTACGATTGACGTCTCGTACTCGGCCGTTTACTTGCTGCAAAACTACACCCGATTCGTGCAGAACGCTAACAACAAGTATATGATTGTGTTTGAATAA
- the LOC131294376 gene encoding uncharacterized protein LOC131294376: MGLTGKVILPLFGALMLCGLVIGAYSGYDDVNSLPPEEKRRIIRELIRAQKDIRRALLKVHYSLNGEESEGYDDDDDEFRHGCWDKELAGFRANLEEKMASLSSGLKLSNEMMDEIAERIKPGHHGNYESGYGGGPEYGGGPAYGGGPEYGYGPGYGGDYGNPGYGPGYGPKPRPPRPTKPPLTTTPETTSWRPTTTESYGTGDNDDDSSEYYARKRGANRRYGRDLNVDAAVEEQEVKHEPGVAVDDAEQPGIDSDVAEALDTLFEDKE, encoded by the coding sequence ATGGGTTTGACAGGCAAGGTGATTCTCCCGCTGTTCGGGGCGTTGATGCTCTGCGGGCTCGTTATCGGTGCCTATTCCGGATACGATGACGTCAACAGCCTGCCACCCGAGGAGAAGCGTCGCATCATTCGCGAACTGATACGCGCTCAAAAGGACATCCGGAGGGCCCTGCTGAAGGTGCACTACAGCCTGAATGGTGAGGAATCCGAAGGatacgatgacgatgatgacgaattCAGGCACGGCTGCTGGGACAAGGAGCTGGCCGGCTTCCGCGCAAACCTGGAGGAAAAGATGGCCTCCCTATCGAGCGGTCTTAAGCTATCGAACGAAATGATGGACGAGATCGCGGAGCGCATCAAACCTGGCCATCATGGCAATTACGAGTCGGGCTACGGAGGAGGGCCGGAGTATGGAGGAGGCCCGGCGTACGGTGGAGGCCCGGAGTACGGATACGGCCCAGGATATGGCGGTGACTACGGAAACCCCGGATACGGACCGGGCTATGGCCCGAAGCCACGACCACCGCGACCAACGAAGCCCCCACTAACGACGACACCGGAAACGACCAGCTGGAGGCCCACGACCACGGAATCCTATGGAACgggtgataatgatgatgatagcAGTGAATACTACGCACGGAAACGCGGAGCCAACCGACGCTACGGCCGAGACCTTAATGTGGACGCCGCGGTGGAGGAACAGGAAGTGAAGCACGAGCCAGGAGTAGCCGTGGACGATGCGGAACAGCCAGGAATCGATAGCGACGTAGCGGAAGCTCTGGATACACTCTTCGAAGACAAGGAATAG